The Mercurialis annua linkage group LG8, ddMerAnnu1.2, whole genome shotgun sequence genome window below encodes:
- the LOC130014716 gene encoding uncharacterized protein LOC130014716 → MKADKKPVDKRAQDMTDAITERLAAATQPQTGEGSSSSPAAVDEIQVFQDIEGINKKKRVYGLGSASSRYAGPSTRVQRGSSSRTSQQADEEVERRVQAGIQEGLRLAREQQAANMAQMIREEIARMIPNLPAEYRPQRPPTPPDDDDTPAL, encoded by the coding sequence gACGCCATCACTGAGAGGCTTGCTGCTGCGACACAGCCTCAGACCGGAGAGGGTAGCTCCTCGAGCCCAGCTGCAGTGGACGAGATCCAGGTGTTTCAAGACATCGAGGGCATCAACAAGAAGAAACGCGTGTACGGCTTGGGTTCTGCGAGCAGCAGGTACGCCGGGCCAAGCACCAGGGTGCAGCGAGGCAGCTCTTCTAGGACGTCGCAGCAGGCAGacgaggaggtcgagcgccgtGTGCAGGCCGGCATTCAAGAGGGTCTGCGACTGGCTCGGGAACAGCAGGCTGCGAACATGGCCCAGATGATACGCGAGGAGATTGCCAGGATGATTCCTAACCTTCCGGCAGAATATCGGCCACAACGCCCACCTACCCCACCAGACGATGACGACACACCAGCTTTGTAG